The following proteins are co-located in the Diorhabda carinulata isolate Delta chromosome 4, icDioCari1.1, whole genome shotgun sequence genome:
- the LOC130892997 gene encoding uncharacterized protein LOC130892997 gives MRMLFALYCCITIDEVFTEYNAIWHQFCEYMIDDFVNLKRFSYQRAKEEAFKEISEILKRNRPHLSMAALGIRPIHDNNRGGAAFNRVPDIDNDINCDRHYDYGYDPIDLNVDQKRIFLEIVKVVAQIVNVPVPPELIDKMNDVVFDDEINNSINNVNNRLFYVDGPGGTGKTFLYNCLLKAIQQYFNKKTIAVAWTGIAANLLIGGTTVHKAFKLPINITNETMPGWPLESEQSLAILNEVALIVWDESPMTPKLAIEAVDRYLKDPSKSFLQMGGKCCLFGGDFRQTLPVIIGGHKKDIVNACLKRSVLWSSFTTFHLSINMRARHYVENYEELGNRTFAEWLLNLGDGTIQYVTLHPNSTISGILPDDLIEIPHMLRVSNIDQLIDFVYGKYFSLIENGTSAILCPTNAAVNDINEMIFDRMLENEVKVYYSVDEYKREEDDDFHVTTYLLN, from the exons ATGCGTATGCTATTTGCACTCTATTGTTGTATCACAATCGATGAGGTTTTCACGGAATACAACGCCATTTGGCATCAATTCTGTGAATATATGATTGACGATTTCGTGAATCTGAAACGTTTCTCGTATCAAAGAGCGAAGGAAGAAGCTTTTAAAGAAATAAgcgaaatattaaaaagaaatagacCACATTTATCTATGGCAGCGTTAGGTATACGTCCTATCCACGATAATAATAGAGGTGGTGCTGCTTTTAACCGTGTTCCCGACATTGATAATGATATTAACTGCGATCGTCATTATGATTATGGT TACGATCCTATAGATCTCAACGTCGATCAAAAAAGGATCTTTCTGGAAATTGTAAAAGTAGTGGCGCAAATCGTTAACGTTCCTGTTCCTCCAGAGCTTATCGATAAAATGAACGACGTTGTTTTTGATGATGAAATTAACAATTCCATCAATAATGTCAATAATCGTTTATTTTACGTCGATGGACCTGGAGGAACGGGAAAAACGTTCTTGTATAATTGTCTTTTGAAAGCTATTCAAcagtatttcaataaaaaaactatcgCTGTGGCATGGACTGGTATTGCTGCCAATTTATTGATCGGCGGTACTACAGTTCACAAAGCTTTCAAATTACCAATTAATATAACGAATGAAACCATGCCGGGATGGCCTTTGGAATCAGAACAAAGCCTGGCAATACTCAATGAAGTGGCTTTGATCGTTTGGGATGAATCTCCTATGACCCCTAAATTAGCTATTGAAGCTGTCGATAGATATTTAAAAGATCCATCTAAAAGTTTTTTACAGATGGGTGGCAAATGTTGTTTATTCGGTGGAGATTTTAGACAGACTTTACCGGTAATTATAGGGGGCCATAAGAAGGACATCGTGAATGCGTGTCTCAAACGGAGCGTACTTTGGTCTTCGTTTACTACTTTCCATCTCAGTATTAATATGAGAGCTAGACATTACGTTGAGAATTACGAAGAATTAGGTAATCGAACTTTCGCCGAATGGTTGTTGAATTTGGGAGACGGTACAATTCAATATGTCACTTTACATCCCAATTCGACAATTTCTGGCATTTTACCGGACGATCTTATCGAAATTCCTCATATGCTTCGTGTATCCAACATCGatcaattgattgattttgtttatggaaaatattttagtttgataGAAAATGGCACAAGTGCTATTCTCTGTCCTACTAATGCCGCTGTTAATGACATTAATGAAATGATCTTTGATAGGATGTTGGAAAATGAGGTTAAAGTCTACTATAGCGTAGACGAATATAAAAGGGAAGAAGATGACGATTTTCACGTGACCACCTATCTTCTTAATTAG
- the LOC130892998 gene encoding uncharacterized protein LOC130892998, with amino-acid sequence MFAKYMMNGKCKKFYPKPYRTHTSLHMGDNKRPEYKRPDDGRTIYVDANRCRVTNRRIVPYNAYLLSKYQCHINIEVVGSLYTMKYLHKYIQKGSDSITLHIGDGNNDGNTRAHSQPTTELQRTPIETLVIDEIKNYQDYRYVSTMEAMWRILEFRMHDRSHSVLVLPVHLPGDRTIMFEELGEANNIEARLKSRSKLEAYFELNSHDVVARTYLYHEIPRTLHLKQ; translated from the coding sequence ATGTTCGCCAAATACATGATGAATGgcaaatgtaaaaaattttatcccaAACCCTATAGAACCCATACTTCCCTACACATGGGTGATAATAAGAGACCAGAATACAAACGTCCCGACGATGGTCGGACGATTTATGTAGATGCTAATCGTTGTCGGGTAACAAATAGACGAATTGTACCCTATAATGCTTATCTATTGAGCAAATATCAATGTCATATTAATATCGAAGTGGTAGGTTCCCTCTATACGATGAAATATctacataaatatatacaaaaaggCTCAGACTCTATAACCCTGCACATCGGTGACGGTAATAATGATGGGAATACTCGAGCACATTCCCAGCCAACGACTGAATTGCAGCGAACTCCCATCGAAACTTTGGTTAtcgatgaaataaaaaattatcaagattaTAGATACGTTAGTACGATGGAAGCGATGTGGAGAATTCTCGAATTTAGAATGCACGATCGCTCCCATTCGGTGTTAGTGTTGCCTGTACACTTACCGGGCGATAGAACAATAATGTTTGAAGAATTAGGAGAAGCCAATAACATTGAAGCGCGTCTGAAATCACGCTCAAAGTTAGAAGCTTACTTTGAATTGAATTCGCACGACGTTGTCGCTCGTACTTACTTGTATCACGAAATTCCTCGAACATTACACCTGAAACAATAA